Genomic segment of Candidatus Aminicenantes bacterium:
GTCGATGGGCTCCATGACCTCGCCGAGGACGCCGTCGACCCGGTACTTGACCAGGACCCGCTCGTCGCGCGATTCGATGTGGATGTCGGAGGCCCGCTTCTGGACGGCGGTGAAAATGATGGTGTTGACCAGCTTCATGATCGAGCCGTCCTGGCCGGACAGGCTCTCGATCGAGATGGCCTCCTCTTCGTCCCCACCGTCCCGCTCGACGACTTTCATGATGAAGCCCTCGGTCGAGTCGCGCAGGACCTGGAGCACGGTCTCGCTCTTGCGCAGAGCTTCCTGGATGGCCCGCCGGGAGGCGGCCGCAACCACAACCTTCTTGCCCAAGAAAGACTCGATGGCGTCGATGGCGGCGATATCCGAAGGGTCGGCGATGGCGATGCGGACCGTCGTCGCGTCGGCGGCCAGGGGGATGAAGTTGGCCCGGTAGAGGAAGTCCGGCGGGAAGCCCCGGATCAGCTCGCGGTCCAGGGGCGAGGCGGTCAGATCGATATAGGGAACGTGATAGCGTTCGGCCAGAGCGCGGGATTCGCGCTCCTCGTGGGTGACGGCTTTAACGGAATCGGGGGGGTTCATGTCAGCGCACCACGCGGATGATATTGAAGATCGGGAGGTACACGGCCATGAGCATTCCGGCCAGAAGGACTCCCATAAAAACGATGATGACCGGCTCGATCAGCCCGACGAAGGTGTCGATTCGCGTTTGGATGCGTTCGTCGAAGACGTCGGAGGCTTCTCTTAACATGCCGCCCAGGTTGGCCGAGGTCTCGCCGATGCGGACCATGTCCAGGGCCAGCTGGGGAAAGAACCCCGCCTCGATCATACCTTGGGACAGGCTCTCGCCGTTGCGGATGCGGTCGGGGATGCCGGCTGCCCGCGAAGCCAGGTACTTGTTTGGGATGGCTTGAATGGCCAGGGGCAGGCTGCTCAGCACGGGGATCCCGGCCTGCAGCAGCAGGCTCAGCGTCCGGCTGAAGGCGGAAACGCCCGACTCGACCCAGATGAGCTTACCCAAGGGCAGGCGCAGCTTTTGGCGCTCCAGCCAGAGCCGGGTCGATTCGCGGCGGCGGAGCTGAAGGAAGATCAGGACGGCGCCGACCGTCAGCAGGGACCAGATGTACCAGTAAGCCCGGACGAACTTGGCGAAGCCGACCAGGGCCACGGTCAGGAACGGCAGGCGGGCCTCGAAATCGGCATAGAACGAGGCGAAATTGGGTAGGACGAAGTTGAGGATGATGCCCAGCAGGCCGATCGAGAAGACGAGCAGCATGCTCGGATAGATCAAGGCCGCCCGAACCTGGGAGCGGGTTTTGGAGATCGTCCGGGCGTACACGATATACTGGCCGATCGTCTCGGGCAGGTTGCCGCTCGTTTCGCCGGCCATGAGCGAAGCGATATAGATCTTGGAAAACCGTCTTTCAAACGGCGAGAAGGCCTCGCTCAGGGCCTTGCCCTGGCGGATGTCGGCCTCGACCCGGCGCAGGATATCCTGCAGGGAGGCGTTTTTGGTCCGGCCGGAGATGATCTCGACCGCGCGAAGAACGGGATAGCCGGCCCGGACCAGGGCTTGCAGCTCTTGATTGAAGGTGATGAAGTCCCGGTCCCGCAGCTTCCTGTCTCCGCCGAACGAGACGTTGAGCTTGCGCCAGTCCCGCCGGATGGAAAGCACGCAGAAGCCCTCGGACTCGAAGCGGCGGCGGCATTCCGCGGCCGAGCCGGCCAGGACGGAACGGCCGGAGATCTTCCCGTCCTCGGCGGCCAATCGGCACTTGAAATAGGGCATTAAGCTATCAAAAATCCTTTCGCGACAAGGCCCATCTTAGGCCGGGCTCGGCAGTCCTATTAGCCCCAGGCCACTGGGGATAATAGGAGAGGCCATCGCCCGTGTCAACGAAGCATAAGAATACCTCGGGCCCGTCTTCCTTTTATATACTCCGGGGGGGGGCACGGCGTTAACGCCCCTTTTTTTTTAAAATCATCTCCCAACTCCGGGAAATGAACGCGGATAGGAGTATCGGCCAACGGCGAAATAGCGAGGCCGGCGCCTTTTTCCATAGCTCTCTGAGGGAAGCCAACCCTCGCGGGGACGATCGAAGCGACGTCCCTACGAGGACTGCGAAGCGCTGGAGGCGCCGAAGAGAGCTGTGGGAAAAGGCGAGAAGAGGCCGAAGCCGCCGGGACGATACCCCTAGCCGCGTTTCCCGGAGTTAGGAGATGTGCCTTTTTTATGCTCCGTCCGGGCCTGCCACAAGACTGCGCCGGCCACCCCCGCCGCCATGCCCAGAAAATCGTGCAGGAAGTCCGTCATGAGGTTGTCGAAGGCGCTTTCGCGCCCGATGTCCCCCTCGCCGAGAAGAAACCAGCCTTCGCCCCGGCCGCCGATCCGGTAGCCGACAAATTCGACGAGCTCGTTGAAAAGCCCGATGCCCAGGGTGATCAGCATGGCCATGAGCGCCGCCTCGGCCTTGCGGACGGCGAATTTCTTCATGTATTGATAAGCCAGCAGGCCGACCGCGATGCTGTTATAGGTATGGACATAGGAATCGTATTCCAACCCGAAAAAGGTCATCCCATACAGCCCGGTGACGGCGGCGGCATGGAAGATGCCGATGCCCGCCGCCAAGGCGAAGAGCAGGGGCGTGAGGTTGAGCATCCGGCGCAGGAGATAGACGCCCCAGAGGAGGAGGCCGACCACCGTCGCGTCCAAGGCCCAGATGGGGCGGCCCAGGACGAAAGCCAGGCCGACCACGACCGCCATCAGAGCCCAGGCGACGCCCAAGATGATGCGGAAGGGGCGGTTCGGCATGGGGCGATTCTAGCACAGCCAGCGCACTCCGACCCAGCACTACAACTGACTTTGCCGTCCTAATAGGCTTAGACCACCGACCAACTTGGACGGATTGCGCAGCACCGTAGCACCGACGCTTCGGCAGAGTGGAGGTGTTGACTTCCCCGGGCCGTTGCATGTAACTTGGAGTCGATGTCGCCAATCGATCGCAGGCGGGGAACCGGATGGGCCATGATCCTGTGGCTCGGCTTGGCAACGCTTTCCGTGGCCCTCGCCCCGGCCGCAACGCCCCAGAACGATGCCCAAATCCGCCCCAAATCCGATTACATGGGCTCGATCCTGTCGCGCAACACAAAAACCATCGGGCTTCTCCAGGACCGGACGTTACAGCGGATGATGAGCCAGACCGGCCGCAAATGGGCCGTGCGGTCCAGCGCCCGCCATATCCTGGATTGACGAGAGCTCCCGGGGATGGGATTGACCCTTTATAATCTTTATTATAGACTGAATTCAATTTTTTGGATCAGTTCCTAATGCGGAAGAAAAACTACTGGCTCCTGGCCCCCATCGTCATTCTGGTGGCTTTGGGCGGATGGAACATCGCCCGCCGGATCGGTTGGCAGGAGCCTACGGATGGAGTGGTCTGGAAGCTCCGGCCGGAGGGGCTGACGGCGGTCAAGCTCGATCCCAACGGCCCGGCCTACCTCTACGGCGGGGTTAAAAAGGGCGACGTCCTCCTATCCATCGACGAGAACAGGATCCGAACCAAGATCGACCTGGTCAAGCAGCTCTGGATCGCCTCCCGATCCGGCCGCAAGGTCACCTATCAGATCAGCCGCGGCGGGTACCTGCTGCCGCCGACGCTGACCCTGGCCCAGAAGGGCACGCCCATCTACTATTATTACCTGGCTCTGATCGGGTTGATGACCCTGATCATCGCCCTGATCGTCTTCTTCAACTCGGGCCATCCCCTGGCCGCAACCAACATCTACTATTATCTTCTCTCCGTCCTGCTTTACATGTTCTACGTCTTCTCGGCCACGGGCGAGCTGGACGCGGTCGACAGCGTCTTCTACTGGCTGGACAAGATCGCCTTCTGCGTCTTCCCGCCGCTGCTGCTCCATTTCTTCCTCATCTTCCCCCAGCGCAAGAAAGTCATCAAGGACCGGCCCGGGCTCCTGCTCCTGCTCTACATCCCGGGCCTGCTGTTGCTCCTGGCCCGGGCGCTCTTTTTCCTGCCCCTGATTAAAAGCATGAGCGATGCGCTCGTCCTGCAGGTCAACGGCCTGTTGGCCAAGCTCGATCTTTTCCACTTCGCCCTCTACACCACGATCACCCTGGCCACCATCGCCCATAGCTATTTCCGCCACCCCTCCTTCCTCGTCCGCAAGCAGCTCAAGTGGATCGTCACCGGGCTGGGTTTCGGCGTCGTGCCCTTCACCATCCTGTACATCGTCCCCTTCCTGGCCGACCAGGCCCCTTCCCAGGTAGGCGAGCTGACCATTCTGCTCCAGACCCTCATTCCGCTGTCGTTCGCCTATTCCATCTCCCGCTACAAGCTGATGGACTTGGAAGTCATCCTGAAGAAGGCCGCCACACTCGTCTTCTCCTATTTCGTTTTGGCCCTAGTCTACCTCGTCGTCAGCTCCCAGACCCGGATCTTCGTCGAAAACCGGGTCAACGCGCTGGGCTTGGGCGTCGTGGCTCTCATCCTGGGCGCCACCCTGTTCGGCCC
This window contains:
- a CDS encoding type II secretion system F family protein gives rise to the protein MPYFKCRLAAEDGKISGRSVLAGSAAECRRRFESEGFCVLSIRRDWRKLNVSFGGDRKLRDRDFITFNQELQALVRAGYPVLRAVEIISGRTKNASLQDILRRVEADIRQGKALSEAFSPFERRFSKIYIASLMAGETSGNLPETIGQYIVYARTISKTRSQVRAALIYPSMLLVFSIGLLGIILNFVLPNFASFYADFEARLPFLTVALVGFAKFVRAYWYIWSLLTVGAVLIFLQLRRRESTRLWLERQKLRLPLGKLIWVESGVSAFSRTLSLLLQAGIPVLSSLPLAIQAIPNKYLASRAAGIPDRIRNGESLSQGMIEAGFFPQLALDMVRIGETSANLGGMLREASDVFDERIQTRIDTFVGLIEPVIIVFMGVLLAGMLMAVYLPIFNIIRVVR